ttgagaaaaaaaatttagaGGATGTTCTCCCTACATAAGGTAGTGAGTGCTGTTGATCCTGTGCCTTCTTTCTCTTGCTGAGAAGCAGAAGCCTTTCCTTGTTGTAGGCCAATGTCAGACATTTTGTCAATACACTCCCTTGGGTTAAGAAGCACCCCAATATTACCCAGACCGCTGGGTCTGATGATGGGTTTGATGATGGGTTTTATCATTCAGCCAAGACTGCAGGGTTGTTCATTTGACCCATGTGAGTTAAAATAACTACTTGCCACTGATACATTAGGTTATTTTCTATGTTACTGCATTGCAACctttatataaatattttttatatggtAAATGGAATGCATTCCTGTAGTTCTTTTCTAACCTACCAGCCTCTGAAAGCACTCACTGATGGCGGAAGAGCAAGGTGCTCATCATGGGTGGTCTGGGGTTCAGcatcttgctcaaagacactttgacATGCTCTACAGATGAGCTGGGATTCAAACCAGGAACCTGCCAATTACCAGGTGACCGCTCTACCCGCTACCATCTTGACTGCTCCACCATGTTTGATCGAacctgtcaaaaaaacataaagaggAGGAGTGCTGAGAAAATACTGGGGGAGAAATATTTGCTGCTTTGGGAAATGCATACTTAAAGATTAAAGGTCAGTGAAGGACCTTTTTGTCTTGCCTGTATCAAGGGaacatgagagaaaaaactgaaGTTTGCTCAACAAGCACAGGGCAAGAGATGTTATGCTCAGACTATGCTTTCAATGCTAAAAATGCGGGAACCGTGAAAGAAATTATGTATTCATCCTTGGCAATCATATATTTGCTTGTGTTTATCATTAAAGTCATGGAGACAATTCTATTGCACATTCTTcatgttcttttgtttttatgaattcTGCATGTGTTAAACCAAGTGTGACTGTTACTGTGCAGATAACAGAAGAGCATTCACACTTGTGGTCTCAAGCTGTAACAAAACTGCTGAGTAATGTTTCTGAAAGAGAAActccttttttcctcattaGGTCACAGAAGGTCACATACAATTGCATTGATAAGGAGATAGTGAGATTTTTTGTCCAGCAACAACCTTAATCATTCAGAATGTaaccaaatcaaaataaaatgtaactaGAAGGTATAAAGAAGTGCGTCtttttcccaaaatgctttgaatAACCCTACACTGAGCAACTCTGACATTTCTAGCATATGctttttccatattgcaataTAATTAAAGTTTAAAGAAAGATTGTTCTCTCTTTTATTAAAGAATTTCCACGACAGCAACACGGCATGAAGCCGAATGCAGCCAAACTGTTCTTCCATTTAGTCCAGCTGTTGGAAATGTAaagcacaccacacaccactTCCTGTGCTTGGGCAGAGCAGCTTATATAAACACTGTCTTGAACTGGGTATAGATTGTTACATCAATAAGCAATAGAGAGTACCAAAACAGATCTCTCATTAGACAGCATAGTTACATCTTCATTGGTGTCACATACAGTTCAAAGGGTTcatttaaacatgttttatagTCTACAGAGATTATAAAAGAAATGTATTCAAGCACTGTCTATATCAGTGAATATCTACATCAGTATCTGCCCATtagtgtgtgtatcagtgatATCCTTGCAAACATGTTCATACACAGCAGACATTTTCCCCCATAAGAAGATGGTGAATACTACCCTGAGATCAAAGCAATTGACTAATTTAGGTGTAATAAAATTgagagagataaataaataaataaataaaacctcctTTTCGCTCTGTGTCCTTTGAACCACTAGATGATGCTTGGGAGCTGAACATATTTTCAGTCCATATCCTTTGAACCCTGGGCATCAGCCAGTGATTTTTTTAGAGGGCAAAGTAATCTCAGCGGTCACAGAGGTCTTTGGGTTGTGAAACTCTGTGAGCACAGTCCAGTGAAGCATGTGGTGACACAGCCTCACAGTGCTATCTCTTTGATTATGTCAACTCCTTTTTTGCACCCAATCTTGCTCTGCTGTCCAAAACGGACCCAAGAGGGTTATCTAACTGCATTCCAAAGGGTCTTGCAGGCTTGAAAAATCCAATCCTGACACTTTACACTGAACTTTGTAAAAGCCTACTCTTGCAGATGCGGGGCTTTGTTCCTGCTTGCTGAACCAAAAGTTTATTAACTGGGTCACAAAGGAGGACAGAAAGGCTTCCACAGGTTTCAAAGGCACACTTTTCAATTCTGGTGTGATTATTTGCATGAATGACTGAAGCCAATCAATGATCAATGAAGTGAAGTGGCCGTCATTTCGCACTTGTGAGCAaaatatctgcctttttttttttttttttttttttgctttaatgtgTAATGCCAGCATGATTTTTGAACAATTTAGTCTTCATTTCTGTTATTATTGTCGCTATTCTGAAACATGACACTATCCACTCAAAGAATTGTGTCTATATTAGAAATAAGAAAATAGAGGTATTTTCACATTATCCTTGGGAGCTTTTAACGCTTGTGGGGTAGATGATAAGAATTTGCTGGCGTCAGGGATAGTGTTTCAAGATGCATTTTTCTGAGGTCACGTTGCCCAACAGCCTGCAAGCGACCAATGGTTTGAGAGACACGTAGCGCCTCGTCTATAAATTTGAGAGTCAGCAGGAGCGTCTTCGTTCATGTGCACAGAGAGTGGTGGACTGCTGTGTGACTTCACTTACATCCTAAATATTACATCGGACGATGCTGCGAGTAAGGTGTCTCAGAGGAGGTAGCAGGGGGGCCGAGGCAGCCCATCTGATCGGAGCCATGGTTGGtattgtggtgtgttttttttcccccaaaattttacataatttaaagacacatttcaattaaaaaaaaaaaaaaaaaacataataaagagAATCTGCTTGATTAAAACATTCGTGCACTACATTCacttgatatttatttatttagtgagcaattatatatttattattattatttattttattattgttatttatttttttattttgttcatttttctagacctagatggaaaaaaatggttaaaaaaaaaaaaaagaatgacaaaaTCGAAAAatttcacacactgatttaGATGAAAAGTCTGCATGCTTATAATTGATTGATTTCAAAGTGCTGACTGGGGGGATTGCTGGCCTCTGAGTGACAGTGAGCAGGTGTTTGGCGCAGATGCGCTCCCAACCTGCGACACTGGAGCCGCTCCTGAGCCAGCAGAGTCGATACAGAGACGCCCTCACTATCTCTGTACTTTAGCTCCAACCAACAGACGGATTTGATATTTAAGGCCGCTTGTGTTACTTGAACCCGCTTATTATCTGCACTGTTTGGCTGTATATCAGTGTCTTTTTGTCTGGgacttttttaaatgatgacacAAAGAGCTAAAATTATCTGTCTCGGCACAAACTTAGTAGAACACGACCAAATTAATAAGAGAGGAAATTAGtgtctgctgttttcatttcgtttgttaaaataattaatttgaaaGTTTGATGTAATTTAGGCCTGTCCTCTGCCATGCTAATGGAAACCAAAGGCAAAGCAGCTTGAGTCGGAGGTGGGCCTACAGTTTCGTTTGAGGTGCATTTCTTGTGAGAAAATGATGCACCCTGTCCTGTGTCCTCCAGCTCGGCAGGGCAGCGACTGGATGGGTGCAGAGGGCATTCCAGAGCACCTCGAGTTCTGCAGCTGCACAGCCGCGCCCTGCGCTCGCAGAGGAACATGTTACTGAGCCCGTGCTGCAGGAATGTCCTGTCTGCGCCTACAATGAATGGGACCCACTCGAGGAGGTGATCGTGGGCCGTGCTGAAAATGCCCGAGTGCCTCCCTTCACTGTGGAAGTCAAAGTAAGAAACTGTGATACCTGTTGTGAAGCATAGGCCTTTAAGACAGTTACAAAACCCCTGTCAAAGGGAGCAGGAAATCTATAGTCAAATGTATTGTGAGTAAAAGAAGCTGACTGCTTTTGCCCTCTTGGTTGGTCCACTGTTGACAGGCTAACACATATGAGAAGTATTGGCCCTTCTACCAGAAGTATGGGGGCGAAGCTTTTCCTAAGGACCATTTAAAGAAAGCTGTTGCTGAGATTGAGGAAATGTGCAATATTCTACATCACGAGGGTGTTACTGTTCGGAGGCCTGAGCCTATCGACTGGTCCTTTGAATACACAACTCCAGACTTCAAATCATCAGGTAAACACCAGCACTagacagaaatagaaattaTATGCAAGTTAACATTATCCAGTTGCCAAACATCTAAAACTGGAAGTCAGTTTTCATGTAATCACAATGTATAATGTAAGACCTCAAAATGTCAATATAGGTGTGAATAGAAAGTAGTGTAATCTCAGCTCGTATCTTTGCAAATAACCCACCACTCAGGTGAGACAACTGAATGATCAAGCCATTTCTGCACTGATAACTGAATTAACACATTTACTGGGTTTGCCTACCTGCTTCCCTGGTGATGCAttgccctccatggcaccagtttgacacgtGCTTTATCTATGTAACCCATCACTGTGAAGTGTTTCAGACTAATGACATGAATTGTAACTGCTTGCAGGCATGTATGCTGCCATGCCCAGGGACATCCTTATGGTCGTGGGAAATGAGATTATTGAGGCTCCTATGGCCTGGAGGGCTCGCTTCTTTGAATACCGGGCCTACAGACCTTTGATCAAGGAGTACTTCAAAAAAGGTGCAAAATGGACCACTGCTCCCAAACCCACTATGGCAGATGAGCTGTATGATCAGGTGAGGCTTTATCTGGTGGAATGAACTCTCTCATACTTTTCATAGCTACACAGTTAGCAGTAACTTGAATTTCTGGAAACTGTACATGCTAAAAGATTTTACAAGAGTTGTGTTTGACTGACTTCTTCAGGTCTCCTTTGAGCTGAATTTTTGTGAACTTCACCCTGCATGTAAATACCCTCTTCAGGTTCACTATACCACATGTGAACCCTCCGGTGTCCATTATATGTGCCTTACAGCTTGATTGCCAAAGAGATAACCCGTCAAACCCTCTTATACAGGACTATCCCATCCGCACAGTGGAGGACAGACACAAGCTGGCTGCCGAGGGCAAGTTTGTGACCACAGAGCATGAGCCTTGCTTTGATGCTGCTGATTTCATCAGAGCTGGGAGAGACCTTTTTGTCCAGAGGAGTCAGGTATGTTGGCTGATAAAGTAAAGTTTAAGATTGTAATTTCATACTGAGGAGacgtttttttcagttttgtatcATTCAAGCACCAGCTTAAGGACAAATTCTTCAGCCTTATGAGACACAGCATTGTCTGAGCTACAGCATTTTGCTGAatctttgtggaaaaaaagaaacaataaagaTGAAGCATAAAGTATGATAAGATGAAGCAAAGGTTTGCTATAACTGTAGCAGCCAGTCATGAACTGTAGATGGCATGAAGCACACAAGAGAGCAAACATGACGTCATTGGCCTGGAAGATGGTCCACTCCTCTCTGTCTATGTCGATGAAAGCCTTAGAATGCCTTCTAAAATTTACGAGACCCACATTCTTACATCAAAAGTAGAAATCTGCTTTTGAGCATTTCCGAAAAAAAGAAagcgtctgtctgtgtgaagaGGCTCACTTCCTCAACACCAGTTCTGTTGTGTCATTTGTAGGTTACAAATTTCCTGGGAATCGAGTGGATGCGTCGTCATCTGGCCCCAGACTACAAGGTCCACATCATATCATTCAAGGACCCCAATCCCATGCACATTGATGCCACTTTTAACATCATCGGGCCAGGACTGGTGCTGTCAAACCCCGATCGTCCATGTCACCAGGTAGAGTGTTACTCGCTCTCTCGCCTAACTTTTTTCACAGCGTCTTGTGCTGCCCTCTTGTGAGGTAATACTGCGACAAGTTTGACAACACCAAGTGCCCTGCGTTCACCACCGCTCTGTCTCACGGTTTCACAGATTGAGATGTTTAAGAAAGCTGGTTGGACTATTGTGAAACCTCCAACACCTCTGATTCCCGATGGTGGGTATTGCAACTAATACATCTGCCTTCCTTGAGTTGAGTTGTTGTGTGGAATTTCAGTGGGAAAAAGCCCCTATTCTTTTACCCTCTGTTTAGACCACCCACTGTGGATGTCCTCCAAGTGGCTATCCATGAATGTCCTGATGCTGGATGAGAAGCGTGTTATGGTTGACGCCAATGAAACCAGCATTCATAAAATGTTTGAGAATCTTGGTGAGTTCCCATACATCCTTAACAAGTCACCTCAGCTGATATTTGGTTTATGCTTTTAAATGAGGAGGAGGTTCTGTATTTCAAAAGGAATTTGCAGATGTCATTTGTTACCTAgtttgaagggaaaaaaaataaccctcAACTATGCTGTCTAAGATCCTTATATAAAGATAACAGTTATTAATGggtgaatgtgtttttactgCAGGTATCAAGACCATAAAGGTGAGCATTCGCCATGCCAACTCCCTGGGTGGCGGCTTCCACTGCTGGACAACCGATGTCCGCCGCCGTGGTACCCTGCAGTCCTACTTCCACTAGCCATGCCAGAAATAGGCAGTTTTTATTGAGCTGTTAAATTTAAAGCCTCAATCCAAACTTTATTTTGTAATCAGTTTCTTGATTCTTTGCAATAGATTCAtgaagagtagagctgaaaacTCTGGTATTCCAAACTTTAAGATACCACTCAAAATACAAGATGTCCAATGTTTACAAACAAtataaaggtaaataaatcaTCGATCACCTGACTATTTGTTTAAATTTGTCATACACTGCAACCCTTTGcataaaaaacagtttgagaGTGGATATAAGAGCAAACTAAAAGCTAGCAGTGGGATACTGGTGTCATTAATGGAGGCACCGTATTCCAGTTTTGGATTGGGTCTTTAAGTTAACATGTATGAATTGTGTGGATTGATCATTTCTGTACTTTACAATGCCATTGCAAACAGCTTTGTTTAGACTATTATAGCAACAAATGAACACAATTTCGCTAtctttttgcaaatgaacaaataaataaatacttctgTCAGTCTTGCAAAAAGCAGCTCAGTAATCTCAATATTAACTGCATTTCTGGCCTGGCTATTGTGAACCTGAATTTCTAATGGCTTTAACATCTGAAAGCCATAACAAAGAGGACAGGGTACAATTTGGTATGTGAATGTCATCAGACTTGGGCACAGGAGGAGAGAAGCTATCTCctcatgaaaacacagacacaacattTCTATTCTCTGTATTATCAGTTCATATTGATTtttccaaagattttttttttttatcttgaagAATGTACAAAGGTTGTTATGTAGGTCATAAAACAATTTTGATTTCTTATCTCTGGTATAGTATTTTGTAAAGAATAGACCTGATTAAACAAAgcaaatttatatttatatttttcatacattttattgGACTTATATATGTTTTCATAGTTTCCCGACAATtagtatttttatatatttacttaAAAATTATGAGGTCCATATCAGATATTGTATacctttttcctctgctgtttttttttttttttttttcatgtttgcaaaCCTGGGCCAGTTATATGctaaatgtcattttcactgaaCTGCTTGGCTTTTATGTGCATGGCATAAATGCTCACAGaatgaaagtgttttttgttgtttttgttgatacAAATTATGTTGCATGATGTCCATGGTGCATATACTATATAATGTAAGCATGGAGATATTTAACTCTTGAAGTCTTGATTGAAACAAAAGACAGCTCCACAGAGGCACACTGTGCCAATGCTTTGTATTGTGCAACatcattaaatatatattaaaaaaaaaaaagagagagagatgtgtcaTGTGAGTGTGGTTATACTTACACTGGCCCATAACACATGGGAAAGTATGACTTATTGTGTTTGATGTATTTAGCCTGTGCTGGTAAGTGACACTGGTTAACACCTGACATTGGCTGATATTTGCACTATTTGCAGCGTAATCAAAAACCTATCATGTTAACGTCATTAGCAACAAAAATAATCCAGGGGACTGAATGTAGTACTCCTCAGTcccaacactgtaacactgtactGTAAATGTTACAAATGGTGAACTATAGCACGCTTGAAAATCCTGAAACTACTTCAACCTAAAGTTTGAGGATTGTATTATTCACAAACAACAAGTAATCACAAGTCTACTATTTGAAACAAGAAGTGAGAGCAGAGAAAATTTGCGACACATGGCCAACATCTGCGAAAATCTACCAAGAAAATCTGACCCAAAACCCTTTTTGAGAAAATCAGCTTCTTAAAAACTTGCATCAGTATTTCAAAAATCGTATATAGACCCCTAACAGCTCTGGAGGCCAGGCATCAGTGGGACCCACCTCGGTGGTTTCAGCTGATAGTCTGAATAGTAAGATGTGTGCAATAGGAAACCCCCTCCTCAGGAGAAGGGAGAGTAAAATGACTGGAGGGTTGTGGTCTTCTCTGatcattttttccacaaatgtgtttgtgagtcaTGCTGTATATATGtaaatgtctttgtgtttgtttatcagACTTTATGGATGGTGCACACGCAGCAGAGTTAAACATCAAAAAGGCAGTTACACTTTTAGTTGCATAGATGAGGTCACTGGGAGTGACTGTATGTCAGCCTGGGAAACAGCAATCCATTCACACAGCTGATAAATGGTATCACAGTTTGCACTCACTGCGGCACCATATTTAACACCTTTATGTCAGTGAAACATTAACGGGACTCTCTGTGGGGGGAATATTGCATCATATGTTACAGTAGAAAACTTACTGTACATATGTTGTAAATCAACCTACTGCAGAGAAGTAGTAATGGTCAATTGGTAATTGCATTGTaaagatttgaaaaaacaaaatggtttGAATACTAGTGAAAAAGTTAAAAGTGCAGTCTTGATTAATGTATTGCTTGGTAGCTCTTTGGACCCATGAAATCTATGGGCCTCTAAATGTTTATCAGGTTAGCTCACAGCAAGCAGTAACCTTTGGTTTGAATTAGGAATGCCTTACAATGCTCACAAGCTGGTTTTTGGTTCACTGAAGTACCCATGCAGTTTTTTGTAAACAATATGACATATTCTATAGATCCCTGAAGGAATAAGTtcactcctctgcctctgtgaaGGGTCACAGTTCCAGTCTGTATCTTAAACATACAAAGGCAGGTGGGGCCACGTGCAGGTTGGAGACTCTCCTCGATCTGGCTAACCACCTGGTCATTCTGCTCCCAGCAGTTTTGATAACAATGTGAGAAGTGCCTGGTCAACAAAGTATTCCAAGAATCAAAGTTATTTTTAGGACAGCTGTGCAGCTTAAATTTTTCTCTCATAGGTAGCCACTTATTTTCCATGAAGatctcaaaaataatacttcaAAGTTTTAATAAACTTGACAAAAATTTCACTGATACTTACCTATTCAGATTTGAGTATAATAAATGATGTCAGAGCTGTAAGCAATTGATAAATCATcatagttttaaaataaataatatgtaaatcacaaaataatgtcaaaaaGTTATTGTgaaccagcagcagaggcagtaAAGCACTTTGTTCTGTAttctgctgccacctgctggtgaaGAGTACACACGACACTTTGAAGTTTGCATGTGGTATAGAACAGCACACAGAGCTGGTGAATTACTAAG
This DNA window, taken from Myripristis murdjan chromosome 3, fMyrMur1.1, whole genome shotgun sequence, encodes the following:
- the gatm gene encoding glycine amidinotransferase, mitochondrial → MLRVRCLRGGSRGAEAAHLIGAMLGRAATGWVQRAFQSTSSSAAAQPRPALAEEHVTEPVLQECPVCAYNEWDPLEEVIVGRAENARVPPFTVEVKANTYEKYWPFYQKYGGEAFPKDHLKKAVAEIEEMCNILHHEGVTVRRPEPIDWSFEYTTPDFKSSGMYAAMPRDILMVVGNEIIEAPMAWRARFFEYRAYRPLIKEYFKKGAKWTTAPKPTMADELYDQDYPIRTVEDRHKLAAEGKFVTTEHEPCFDAADFIRAGRDLFVQRSQVTNFLGIEWMRRHLAPDYKVHIISFKDPNPMHIDATFNIIGPGLVLSNPDRPCHQIEMFKKAGWTIVKPPTPLIPDDHPLWMSSKWLSMNVLMLDEKRVMVDANETSIHKMFENLGIKTIKVSIRHANSLGGGFHCWTTDVRRRGTLQSYFH